From the genome of Rarobacter incanus, one region includes:
- the rho gene encoding transcription termination factor Rho — protein sequence MKLAELQKLASTRGIKGISKMRKGELVEAIRANGGAGRTAKTERGADKAAVQAAPVSESRTRATSDQRPAASKEQGAPTAPADTANGSETQRDERPRRNQSEKVTQNDAEQSKLGSTENILEGLPSTSRGKSVARGERRGEAAQPEQTERRVAGDRAERAATVVEDLPGSNRDGRGRRGRNGRDGDKGTDQRSGTGQRDNQRRQDSFDAEDDRNGRRRRGRDRYRDRDRTRRGRGRATNDLIGVDDVEVTEDDVLVPVAGILDILDNYAFVRTSGYLPGPNDVYMSLAQVKKAGLRRGDAITGAIRAPREGETPGASSRQKFNALVRLDTVNGLTADVARKRPDFTKLTPLYPQERLRLENAANSKLTPRVIDIVAPIGKGQRGLIVAPPKAGKTIIMQQIANAITTNNPEVHLMVVLVDERPEEVTDMERTVNGEVIASTFDRPASDHTMVAELAIERAKRLVELGQDVVVLLDSLTRLSRAYNLAAPASGRILSGGVDASALYPPKKFFGAARNIEEGGSLTILASALVETGSKMDEVIFEEFKGTGNMELRLSRQLADKRIFPAVDVNASGTRREEVLLPAEELKIIYKLRRVFGGLDQQSAIELLLGKLKETKTNIEFLLQVQKTTPGGAGDEGIGKTV from the coding sequence ATGAAGCTCGCCGAATTACAGAAACTTGCATCTACGCGCGGGATCAAGGGAATTTCCAAGATGCGCAAGGGTGAACTTGTTGAGGCGATCCGCGCCAATGGGGGCGCGGGACGCACTGCAAAGACTGAGCGAGGCGCGGACAAAGCCGCTGTTCAGGCGGCGCCTGTCAGCGAGAGCCGGACCCGCGCAACGAGCGACCAGCGCCCCGCCGCGTCGAAGGAGCAAGGGGCACCCACGGCTCCGGCGGATACGGCGAACGGATCCGAAACGCAGCGCGATGAGCGGCCTCGCCGCAACCAGTCTGAAAAGGTGACGCAGAACGACGCGGAGCAGTCGAAACTCGGCTCGACCGAAAACATCCTGGAGGGCCTACCGTCGACATCGCGCGGCAAGAGCGTTGCGCGCGGCGAGCGCCGCGGCGAAGCCGCGCAGCCGGAGCAAACGGAGCGCCGCGTCGCAGGCGACCGCGCCGAGCGGGCGGCGACTGTCGTCGAAGACCTGCCAGGTTCCAACCGCGACGGGCGCGGTCGGCGCGGCCGCAATGGGCGAGACGGTGACAAGGGCACCGATCAGCGTTCCGGCACGGGTCAGCGCGACAACCAGCGCAGGCAGGATTCCTTTGATGCTGAGGACGACCGCAACGGCCGCCGCCGCCGGGGACGCGACCGCTACCGCGATCGCGACCGGACCCGGCGCGGGCGCGGGCGCGCCACCAACGACCTGATTGGCGTCGACGACGTCGAGGTCACAGAAGACGACGTGTTGGTTCCCGTCGCCGGCATCCTGGACATCCTCGATAACTACGCCTTCGTTCGCACCAGCGGGTATCTGCCGGGGCCCAATGACGTCTACATGTCGCTTGCCCAAGTCAAGAAAGCCGGTCTGCGCAGGGGCGACGCGATCACGGGTGCGATCCGCGCGCCGCGCGAGGGAGAAACGCCGGGAGCCAGTTCGCGCCAGAAATTCAATGCGTTGGTGCGGCTGGACACGGTCAACGGACTCACCGCTGACGTTGCACGCAAGCGCCCCGACTTCACCAAACTGACACCGCTTTACCCCCAGGAACGCCTGCGCCTGGAGAACGCGGCGAATTCGAAGCTAACGCCGCGCGTCATCGATATCGTTGCGCCGATCGGGAAAGGCCAGCGCGGCCTCATCGTCGCCCCGCCCAAGGCCGGAAAGACGATCATCATGCAGCAGATCGCCAACGCCATCACGACCAACAATCCTGAGGTCCACCTCATGGTCGTTCTGGTCGATGAGCGTCCCGAGGAAGTCACCGACATGGAGCGCACGGTCAACGGCGAGGTCATCGCCTCCACCTTCGACCGCCCCGCATCCGATCACACCATGGTCGCCGAACTGGCGATTGAACGTGCCAAGCGTTTGGTTGAACTCGGCCAAGACGTCGTTGTGCTGCTCGATTCATTGACGCGCCTTTCGCGCGCCTACAACCTCGCGGCGCCCGCATCCGGGCGGATTCTATCCGGTGGTGTGGACGCGTCGGCGCTCTACCCACCGAAGAAGTTCTTTGGTGCCGCCCGCAACATCGAGGAGGGCGGATCGCTCACGATTTTGGCTTCCGCCCTGGTGGAGACGGGTTCAAAGATGGACGAGGTCATCTTCGAGGAATTCAAGGGGACCGGAAATATGGAGTTGCGCCTGAGTCGCCAATTGGCGGACAAGCGCATATTCCCCGCCGTCGACGTCAACGCATCCGGTACCCGTCGCGAGGAAGTCCTGCTTCCTGCGGAAGAACTCAAGATCATCTACAAGTTGCGGCGCGTATTTGGCGGCTTGGACCAGCAATCGGCTATCGAATTGCTGCTCGGCAAGCTCAAGGAAACGAAGACAAACATCGAGTTTTTGCTGCAGGTGCAAAAGACGACCCC
- the thrC gene encoding threonine synthase, whose amino-acid sequence MAHIWRGVIREYEQYLPDHVAETIVTLGEGGTPLVAARRLSELTGARVYLKVEGMNPTGSFKDRGMTTAMSAAAYRGAKAVVCASTGNTSASAAAYATAAGMTCAVLVPDGKIAMGKLSQALAHGATLLQVEGNFDDCLVAARKLAETYPVELVNSVNPDRIEGQKTAAFEVVDTLGTVPDIHALPVGNAGNITAYWKGYREYKDAGVTDALPRMWGFQAEGASPIVQGHPFDEPETIATAIRIGNPASWTQAEQARNDSGGVIEAVTDEEILAAHRLLSAEVGVFVEPASAAGAAGVLKRAKAGLVPQDALIVITVTGHGLKDPAWALRTLEGEEIKPVRVSADVVSIATALGLG is encoded by the coding sequence ATGGCACACATCTGGCGCGGAGTGATCCGCGAGTATGAGCAATACCTGCCCGACCACGTTGCAGAAACCATAGTCACTCTTGGCGAGGGTGGAACCCCCCTGGTCGCGGCCCGCCGCCTGAGCGAATTGACTGGCGCCCGCGTCTACCTCAAAGTCGAAGGAATGAACCCAACGGGGTCGTTCAAGGACCGCGGAATGACCACCGCGATGTCCGCCGCCGCATATCGCGGGGCCAAGGCGGTCGTGTGCGCGTCCACGGGGAACACCTCCGCCAGTGCTGCCGCCTACGCGACCGCTGCCGGTATGACGTGCGCCGTGTTGGTTCCGGACGGCAAGATTGCGATGGGCAAGCTTTCGCAGGCGCTTGCGCACGGCGCGACGCTGTTGCAGGTCGAGGGTAACTTCGACGATTGCCTGGTGGCCGCCCGGAAGCTTGCAGAGACCTACCCCGTGGAACTGGTCAACTCCGTGAACCCGGACCGGATCGAGGGGCAAAAGACGGCCGCTTTCGAGGTCGTCGACACGCTTGGAACGGTTCCCGACATCCACGCGCTGCCCGTCGGAAACGCGGGCAATATCACCGCCTACTGGAAGGGCTACCGCGAATACAAGGATGCCGGCGTCACCGATGCGCTGCCCCGAATGTGGGGGTTCCAGGCGGAAGGCGCATCGCCCATTGTCCAGGGACACCCGTTCGATGAACCCGAAACTATCGCGACAGCCATCCGGATCGGAAACCCTGCTTCGTGGACCCAGGCAGAGCAGGCGCGCAACGATTCCGGTGGCGTTATAGAAGCCGTAACCGATGAGGAAATTCTCGCGGCCCACCGCCTGCTGTCGGCCGAGGTCGGTGTCTTCGTGGAGCCTGCCTCCGCCGCGGGTGCCGCCGGCGTTCTCAAACGAGCCAAGGCCGGGCTTGTTCCGCAGGACGCACTCATCGTCATCACCGTCACGGGCCACGGTTTGAAGGATCCCGCCTGGGCGCTGCGTACGCTCGAAGGCGAAGAGATCAAACCCGTGCGCGTGAGCGCCGACGTTGTTTCCATCGCAACGGCTCTGGGGCTTGGCTAA
- the thrB gene encoding homoserine kinase, producing MRVSVPATSANLGPGFDALGLALNVRDTIEVTALASETTEVTVVGAGAGEVPSDASHLVARAIRVGLEYVGAPAVGLRLTCHNVIPHARGMGSSAAAVVGGLVAARALISDPEALDDQSILELATQMEGHPDNAAPALMGGGTVAWMSRTEDGELQARATRIEVNPQIDPVVLIPDTRLATKAARAALPAEVPHSDAAFNAGRAALLVAALTRHPDLLFDATTDRLHQAYRSAQMPQSALVVERLRVQGLPAVISGAGPTVLVFGTHDARATEDQAIAGIVGGWDEDGRAPSGWQVTRPGVAAAGAWFEAM from the coding sequence GTGCGGGTTTCAGTTCCCGCGACGAGCGCCAACCTGGGGCCTGGCTTCGACGCACTGGGGCTAGCTCTCAACGTGCGCGACACCATCGAAGTGACCGCACTAGCGAGCGAGACGACCGAGGTCACCGTCGTCGGTGCCGGTGCGGGCGAAGTCCCCTCCGATGCCTCGCATCTGGTCGCGCGCGCGATTCGGGTCGGCCTCGAATATGTCGGTGCGCCCGCTGTTGGGTTGCGTCTCACGTGCCACAACGTGATTCCGCACGCACGAGGCATGGGTTCTTCCGCGGCAGCCGTTGTGGGCGGCTTGGTAGCGGCGCGTGCTCTCATCTCAGATCCGGAAGCGCTGGACGATCAGAGCATTTTGGAACTCGCCACGCAGATGGAAGGGCACCCGGACAACGCGGCGCCCGCGCTCATGGGCGGCGGAACCGTCGCGTGGATGTCGCGGACAGAAGACGGCGAACTGCAGGCTCGTGCAACTCGGATTGAGGTGAATCCGCAGATAGATCCTGTAGTGCTCATTCCTGACACGAGGCTCGCGACGAAGGCGGCCCGCGCCGCGCTTCCCGCCGAGGTTCCCCATAGTGACGCCGCCTTTAACGCGGGGCGTGCTGCCCTGCTCGTCGCGGCGCTGACCCGCCACCCCGACCTCCTTTTCGATGCGACCACAGACCGGTTGCACCAGGCCTACCGATCCGCCCAGATGCCGCAGTCGGCGTTGGTGGTCGAGAGGCTCCGTGTGCAGGGACTCCCGGCGGTCATCTCGGGGGCCGGGCCCACTGTGTTGGTCTTTGGCACGCATGATGCCCGTGCTACGGAGGACCAGGCCATTGCGGGCATAGTGGGCGGATGGGACGAGGACGGACGAGCGCCATCGGGATGGCAAGTTACGCGGCCCGGAGTCGCGGCGGCCGGCGCCTGGTTCGAAGCTATGTGA